A single window of candidate division WOR-3 bacterium DNA harbors:
- a CDS encoding electron transfer flavoprotein subunit beta/FixA family protein, giving the protein MEASVEIAVCLKRVPDTAEADVKVDASGKDIVRDKLAFTINEADNYALEEALLAKEKHNANVTLVSVGAKESEEVLRMGLAKGATAAARIDSAGLGETDGIGIARVLAGWFQGKTFDLIVTGAIASDDGNSQVGPALAELLGLPHAAYVTKLDIQAGTATVKRELEGGFLEVKELATPCVVTIQTGGNAPRYASIMGIKRAGAKPIEQAAPAKAESKTQLIKVYVPEIVGAAQMVEGTVDEKALKIAQLLKEKGAV; this is encoded by the coding sequence CTGGAGGCTAGCGTGGAGATTGCGGTTTGCCTGAAGCGGGTCCCGGATACCGCTGAGGCCGACGTCAAGGTGGACGCCTCGGGCAAGGATATTGTCCGGGACAAGCTGGCGTTCACCATCAACGAGGCGGACAACTACGCCCTCGAAGAGGCGCTCCTTGCCAAAGAGAAGCACAACGCCAATGTGACTCTCGTCTCGGTTGGCGCCAAGGAGTCGGAAGAGGTCCTCCGGATGGGACTCGCCAAGGGCGCGACCGCGGCGGCGCGCATCGACAGCGCCGGCCTGGGCGAGACCGACGGAATCGGGATTGCGCGGGTGCTGGCGGGGTGGTTCCAGGGCAAGACGTTCGATCTGATCGTTACCGGTGCTATCGCGTCGGACGACGGCAATTCGCAGGTCGGCCCGGCCCTGGCCGAGCTTCTCGGCCTGCCGCACGCGGCCTACGTGACGAAGCTCGACATCCAGGCCGGCACGGCGACTGTGAAGCGTGAGCTTGAGGGCGGGTTCCTCGAGGTGAAGGAGCTGGCCACTCCGTGCGTCGTGACCATCCAGACCGGCGGGAACGCGCCGCGCTATGCCTCGATCATGGGCATCAAGCGGGCCGGGGCCAAGCCGATTGAGCAGGCTGCGCCTGCCAAGGCGGAGTCGAAGACCCAGCTCATCAAGGTCTACGTGCCGGAGATCGTCGGCGCGGCACAGATGGTTGAAGGAACGGTGGACGAGAAGGCGCTGAAGATAGCACAGCTTCTGAAGGAGAAGGGAGCTGTCTGA